One genomic region from Doryrhamphus excisus isolate RoL2022-K1 chromosome 14, RoL_Dexc_1.0, whole genome shotgun sequence encodes:
- the LOC131101895 gene encoding gastrula zinc finger protein XlCGF8.2DB-like isoform X2, translated as MMDQHTDTKAVIEDVLKVVVVKEEEPEPADVKEEEEEADISKFHVKSEEEDDEQAEWSSQLHHRDEETSHPEGDYIFAPLSDCEDTTSRSTDTDDSDHAEDALKSNKHSKGVRNKHFPCSQCDKSFVHERNLKTHMRIHTGEKPFSCSICGKTFSQSANLVVHSRIHTGEKPFSCSLCGGRFSQKGHLLRHKATHTGDKTSFCSLCNSAFYHRSAFIEHMRTHSGEKTFSCSVCPKRFSRRGNLMTHMRTHTGEKPFSCMVCAKRFSQKGHLMTHTRTHSGGKPFSCSLCARRFSQKGHMMSHMRTHRRNNMLMLQDAQMRLMRTHSD; from the exons ATGATGGACCAGCACACTGACACGAAAGCGGTGATCGAAG ATGTCCTCAAAGTGGTCGTCgtcaaagaggaggagccaGAGCCTGCCGACgtcaaagaggaagaggaggaggccgaCATCAGCAAGTTCCATGTGAAGAGCGAGGAAGAGGATGACGAGCAAGCCGAGTGGTCATCACAGCTTCATCACAGAGACGAGGAGACCAGTCACCCAGAAGGAGATTACATCTTCGCTCCGCTGTCAGACTGTGAAGACACAACGTCACGTTCCACTGACACGGACGACAGCGACCACGCTGAAGACGCCCTAAAGTCGAATAAACACTCAAAAGGCGTCCGCAACAAACACTTTCCATGTTCTCAATGCGACAAGAGCTTTGTCCATGAGAGGAATCTAAAAACTCACATGAGGatccacacgggagaaaaacctttcagctgCTCAATATGCGGCAAAACTTTCAGCCAGAGTGCAAATTTAGTTGTTCACTCTCGCAttcacaccggagagaaaccctttTCCTGCTCGCTTTGTGGCGGACGCTTCTCCCAAAAGGGACATTTACTAAGacacaaagcaacacacactGGAGACAAGACGTCTTTCTGTTCGCTTTGCAACTCTGCTTTCTATCATCGCTCGGCGTTCATTGAGCACATGAGGACGCATAGCGGcgaaaaaacattttcctgctCGGTCTGCCCCAAAAGATTCTCCAGAAGGGGCAATTTGATGACACACATGAGAACTCACACCGGCGAGAAACCCTTCTCTTGCATGGTTTGTGCCAAACGCTTCTCTCAAAAGGGACATTTGATGACGCACACAAGGACACACTCGGGTGGGAAACCTTTTTCCTGCTCGCTTTGTGCGAGGAGGTTCTCCCAGAAAGGACACATGATGTCACACATGAGGACGCACCGCAGAAACAACATGTTGATGCTCCAAGATGCGCAGATGAGACTCATGAGAACGCACTCAGATTAA
- the LOC131101895 gene encoding gastrula zinc finger protein XlCGF8.2DB-like isoform X1 — translation MMDQHTDTKAVIEADVLKVVVVKEEEPEPADVKEEEEEADISKFHVKSEEEDDEQAEWSSQLHHRDEETSHPEGDYIFAPLSDCEDTTSRSTDTDDSDHAEDALKSNKHSKGVRNKHFPCSQCDKSFVHERNLKTHMRIHTGEKPFSCSICGKTFSQSANLVVHSRIHTGEKPFSCSLCGGRFSQKGHLLRHKATHTGDKTSFCSLCNSAFYHRSAFIEHMRTHSGEKTFSCSVCPKRFSRRGNLMTHMRTHTGEKPFSCMVCAKRFSQKGHLMTHTRTHSGGKPFSCSLCARRFSQKGHMMSHMRTHRRNNMLMLQDAQMRLMRTHSD, via the exons ATGATGGACCAGCACACTGACACGAAAGCGGTGATCGAAG CAGATGTCCTCAAAGTGGTCGTCgtcaaagaggaggagccaGAGCCTGCCGACgtcaaagaggaagaggaggaggccgaCATCAGCAAGTTCCATGTGAAGAGCGAGGAAGAGGATGACGAGCAAGCCGAGTGGTCATCACAGCTTCATCACAGAGACGAGGAGACCAGTCACCCAGAAGGAGATTACATCTTCGCTCCGCTGTCAGACTGTGAAGACACAACGTCACGTTCCACTGACACGGACGACAGCGACCACGCTGAAGACGCCCTAAAGTCGAATAAACACTCAAAAGGCGTCCGCAACAAACACTTTCCATGTTCTCAATGCGACAAGAGCTTTGTCCATGAGAGGAATCTAAAAACTCACATGAGGatccacacgggagaaaaacctttcagctgCTCAATATGCGGCAAAACTTTCAGCCAGAGTGCAAATTTAGTTGTTCACTCTCGCAttcacaccggagagaaaccctttTCCTGCTCGCTTTGTGGCGGACGCTTCTCCCAAAAGGGACATTTACTAAGacacaaagcaacacacactGGAGACAAGACGTCTTTCTGTTCGCTTTGCAACTCTGCTTTCTATCATCGCTCGGCGTTCATTGAGCACATGAGGACGCATAGCGGcgaaaaaacattttcctgctCGGTCTGCCCCAAAAGATTCTCCAGAAGGGGCAATTTGATGACACACATGAGAACTCACACCGGCGAGAAACCCTTCTCTTGCATGGTTTGTGCCAAACGCTTCTCTCAAAAGGGACATTTGATGACGCACACAAGGACACACTCGGGTGGGAAACCTTTTTCCTGCTCGCTTTGTGCGAGGAGGTTCTCCCAGAAAGGACACATGATGTCACACATGAGGACGCACCGCAGAAACAACATGTTGATGCTCCAAGATGCGCAGATGAGACTCATGAGAACGCACTCAGATTAA